The Cupriavidus nantongensis genome has a segment encoding these proteins:
- a CDS encoding acyl-CoA dehydrogenase has translation MNSYLVPLEEARFVLRELADLDRVAQLPNAESLADAELTESILTEASRLAEGILEPLNATGDRDGARWTAEGVTVTPGFKDAYRQFIEGGWNRLSMPTEYGGQGMPMLLSAAVREIFVGANKAFCMCPGLTDAAVHALMLGADDALKAYYLPRLVSGEWAATMNLTEPQAGSDVGALRTRAVPAADGTYRVFGQKIFISFGDQDLTDNIVHLVLARVAGAPEGSRGVSLFVVPKFLPQQGWQGARNDVQCAGIEHKVGNHGSPTCTMVYGAAGEGAVGWLVGEENKGLQTMFVMMNQARFIVGMEGVALSERAYRQALAYAGERLQGRAAEGSAQPVPIIRHPDVRRMLLSMRSQTEAMRALGYVLAGALDLADGHPDPMVRQEYQDFVDLMIPIFKGWASETAVEVTRTSVQIHGGMGYVLESGASQPLRDVLIAPIYEGTTGIQANDLIARKVLRDGGASLNRWLEQVDRTQTEAAAQPALEDLASSLGEAVASVRLVAQWFAQAHRERPLDVFAAAVPFLKLAGIVAGGWLMARAALAASRLLDATDASESESFLRGKLVSARFYAAHVLPQTGALAVAAMQGSAATLDEWALKV, from the coding sequence GTGAACTCATACCTCGTACCCCTTGAGGAAGCGCGCTTCGTGCTTCGCGAACTGGCGGACCTCGACCGCGTCGCACAACTGCCGAACGCCGAGAGCCTGGCCGATGCCGAGCTGACCGAATCGATCCTGACCGAAGCGTCGCGTCTGGCCGAAGGCATCCTGGAGCCTCTGAACGCGACTGGTGATCGCGATGGCGCGCGCTGGACAGCCGAAGGCGTGACGGTGACCCCGGGGTTCAAGGACGCGTACCGGCAGTTCATCGAGGGCGGCTGGAACCGCCTGTCGATGCCTACCGAATACGGCGGCCAGGGCATGCCCATGCTGCTGTCCGCCGCGGTGCGCGAGATCTTCGTCGGAGCCAACAAGGCCTTCTGCATGTGTCCCGGCCTGACCGATGCCGCGGTGCACGCGCTGATGCTGGGGGCCGACGACGCGCTGAAGGCGTACTACCTGCCCCGGCTCGTCAGCGGCGAGTGGGCCGCGACGATGAACCTCACCGAGCCGCAGGCCGGCTCGGACGTCGGCGCGCTGCGCACGCGGGCGGTGCCGGCTGCCGATGGCACCTACCGGGTATTCGGACAGAAGATCTTCATCAGTTTCGGCGACCAGGACCTAACGGACAACATCGTCCACCTCGTGCTCGCCCGCGTGGCCGGGGCGCCGGAAGGCTCCAGGGGCGTCTCGCTGTTCGTTGTGCCGAAGTTTCTGCCGCAGCAGGGCTGGCAGGGCGCGCGCAACGACGTGCAGTGCGCCGGCATAGAGCACAAGGTCGGCAACCACGGCAGCCCGACCTGCACGATGGTCTACGGCGCCGCTGGAGAGGGTGCGGTGGGATGGCTCGTCGGCGAGGAGAACAAGGGCTTGCAGACCATGTTCGTGATGATGAACCAGGCCCGCTTCATCGTCGGCATGGAGGGAGTGGCGCTGAGCGAGCGGGCCTATCGGCAGGCCCTCGCGTATGCCGGCGAGCGCTTGCAGGGACGCGCTGCAGAAGGGAGTGCGCAGCCGGTGCCGATCATCCGCCACCCCGATGTGCGGCGCATGCTGTTGTCGATGCGCAGCCAGACCGAGGCGATGCGCGCCTTGGGCTACGTGCTCGCGGGAGCGCTGGACCTGGCCGACGGTCATCCGGACCCGATGGTCCGCCAGGAGTACCAGGACTTCGTTGACCTGATGATTCCCATCTTCAAGGGCTGGGCGTCGGAGACGGCCGTTGAGGTGACTCGCACGTCGGTGCAGATCCACGGTGGCATGGGGTATGTCCTTGAGAGCGGCGCATCGCAGCCGCTGCGCGACGTGCTGATCGCCCCGATCTACGAAGGCACCACCGGGATTCAGGCCAACGACCTGATCGCCCGCAAGGTCTTGCGCGACGGTGGGGCATCGCTGAACCGCTGGCTGGAGCAAGTGGACCGCACGCAGACCGAGGCGGCGGCCCAGCCGGCGCTCGAGGACCTCGCATCGTCGCTGGGCGAGGCGGTCGCCTCCGTCCGGTTGGTCGCGCAATGGTTCGCGCAGGCCCATAGGGAGCGGCCGCTCGATGTGTTCGCTGCCGCCGTGCCGTTCCTCAAGCTCGCCGGGATCGTGGCCGGCGGATGGCTGATGGCCCGTGCCGCACTGGCCGCCAGCCGGCTGCTGGATGCTACAGACGCCAGCGAGAGCGAATCCTTCCTGCGGGGCAAGCTTGTCTCGGCCCGCTTCTATGCCGCGCACGTGCTGCCGCAGACTGGCGCACTGGCGGTGGCGGCGATGCAGGGCAGCGCGGCAACGCTTGACGAATGGGCGCTGAAGGTGTGA
- a CDS encoding enoyl-CoA hydratase/isomerase family protein: MLATRVDGAVMRVSIKNPPVNLLNISMVKELFGLVGRLTVDPSIKVVVFDSAVPDFFIAHFDATEFKTASTDPAARGRYDEINILQSLSTCLGNLPQITIAEVTGVCRGGGLDLVLGMTMRFASRSARFCAPETSVGFLPCGGGMTRLAMMCGPARALEVSLSGRDFSGEEAQQYGIVNQALADDELRGYVDSLARRIALRPAYAIASTRGVIKRVFAPMADSLFEGFAAENDAMRVAIQQDYMQRANEAVAMQGQTRENEIDLPATIHRVLASMQTP, from the coding sequence TTGCTCGCCACCCGCGTCGATGGCGCGGTGATGCGCGTGTCGATCAAGAACCCCCCGGTGAACCTGCTGAACATCAGCATGGTGAAGGAACTGTTCGGCCTCGTCGGCCGCCTGACGGTCGACCCGTCGATCAAGGTGGTGGTGTTCGATAGCGCGGTGCCGGATTTCTTCATCGCGCACTTCGATGCCACCGAGTTTAAGACCGCGTCGACCGACCCGGCGGCCAGGGGCCGCTACGACGAGATCAACATCCTGCAGTCCCTGAGCACCTGCCTGGGCAACCTGCCGCAGATCACGATCGCCGAGGTTACCGGGGTGTGCCGCGGGGGCGGTCTCGACCTGGTCCTGGGCATGACGATGCGCTTTGCCAGCCGGTCGGCGCGCTTCTGCGCTCCCGAGACTAGCGTGGGCTTCCTGCCTTGCGGCGGCGGCATGACACGGCTGGCCATGATGTGCGGTCCGGCGCGTGCGCTGGAGGTGTCGCTGAGCGGCCGTGACTTCAGCGGGGAAGAGGCGCAGCAGTACGGCATCGTCAATCAGGCGCTGGCGGACGACGAACTGCGCGGCTACGTCGATAGCCTCGCGCGTCGCATCGCGCTGCGACCGGCATACGCGATCGCGTCTACCCGCGGCGTCATTAAGCGCGTGTTCGCGCCCATGGCCGATTCGCTGTTTGAAGGCTTCGCCGCCGAGAACGACGCGATGCGTGTGGCGATCCAGCAGGATTACATGCAGCGCGCCAATGAAGCCGTGGCCATGCAAGGCCAGACGCGGGAGAACGAGATCGACTTGCCCGCCACGATCCACCGCGTCCTCGCCTCGATGCAGACACCGTGA
- a CDS encoding saccharopine dehydrogenase family protein: protein MSSNYPVVIYGASGYTGRQVAEYLRDYRVPFVAAGRNRARIEEAMRLVPGIEDCTYEIAEVDHDVESLAKLFRGRRVVCNTVGPFARRANTVIEAALKAGIHYLDTAGEQTHVAKVRERWDADFRKAGLLVVPSMAYMYAVSEISARFVMDTEGIDSLDMFMYGVAVPTQNSAESIFDAQMRDKVRYLADNELVEYKDLDVQNVLLPSGAVVTGTHWGGTSNPIWFHGDPRVRNCKMTVAMSNQDLYKRVQELERGYKVQLQWIPEEQLVPLMDKLAADMTPAMPPRESRHVHRTIDWTHGRGNNVAAKCTIYGVGGYLQTACLEAYAATRLARGQVDIAGFRSPCQAFGHRELHAALRAHGLSNMKVERIV from the coding sequence ATGAGCAGCAACTACCCTGTGGTCATCTACGGCGCCAGCGGCTATACCGGCCGCCAAGTGGCCGAGTACCTGCGCGACTACCGCGTTCCCTTTGTCGCGGCCGGGCGCAACCGCGCCAGGATCGAGGAAGCCATGCGCTTGGTGCCCGGCATCGAGGACTGCACGTACGAGATCGCCGAGGTCGATCATGACGTGGAGTCGCTGGCCAAGCTGTTCCGCGGACGCCGCGTGGTCTGCAATACGGTGGGGCCATTCGCACGCCGCGCCAACACCGTCATCGAAGCGGCCCTGAAGGCCGGCATCCACTACCTCGACACGGCGGGCGAGCAGACTCATGTGGCGAAGGTGCGCGAGCGCTGGGACGCCGACTTCCGTAAGGCCGGCCTGCTGGTCGTGCCGTCGATGGCGTACATGTACGCCGTCAGCGAAATTTCGGCGCGCTTCGTCATGGACACCGAGGGGATCGACTCGCTCGACATGTTCATGTACGGCGTGGCGGTACCGACGCAGAACTCTGCCGAGAGCATCTTCGATGCGCAGATGCGCGACAAGGTGCGCTACCTCGCCGACAACGAGCTGGTCGAGTACAAGGACCTGGACGTGCAGAACGTTCTGCTGCCCTCGGGCGCGGTGGTGACGGGCACTCACTGGGGCGGCACGTCGAACCCGATCTGGTTCCATGGGGATCCGAGGGTGCGCAACTGCAAGATGACCGTCGCGATGTCCAACCAGGACCTGTACAAGCGGGTCCAGGAGTTGGAGCGTGGCTACAAGGTGCAGTTGCAATGGATTCCGGAAGAGCAGCTCGTGCCGCTGATGGACAAGCTGGCCGCGGACATGACGCCGGCCATGCCGCCGCGCGAGTCGCGTCATGTGCATCGCACGATCGACTGGACGCACGGCCGCGGTAACAACGTGGCCGCCAAGTGCACGATCTACGGCGTCGGGGGCTACTTGCAGACGGCCTGCCTGGAAGCCTATGCCGCGACGCGGCTGGCGCGCGGCCAGGTCGACATCGCCGGCTTCCGCTCGCCCTGTCAGGCGTTCGGCCATCGCGAACTGCACGCTGCGTTGCGCGCCCACGGACTCTCGAACATGAAGGTCGAGCGCATCGTCTGA
- a CDS encoding DUF1302 family protein, producing the protein MTMRHEMPLPKVGLSRFTSTKPVAAVQAIGTASLLAAFPAVHAADVSPPEEASDTRVTWNNTARYSAVFLTRSQNPALLGNVNADDGDRNFNRALLSNRVDLPGELDVVTSSGLGFRLSALGRYDSVYNERNDNPGFVGGAVPTKLSVAPDRFTVTAKRWTDAGAQRRNHGQRRPGDVRRRRGGSMTLPRSRLVEQSRDRLLSAQGLAHDRVRTDMPLRGHFNTLDAFPRVDL; encoded by the coding sequence ATGACCATGCGCCATGAAATGCCGCTGCCTAAGGTCGGGCTTTCTCGATTCACTTCGACGAAGCCTGTGGCCGCAGTGCAGGCCATCGGCACGGCCAGCCTCCTGGCCGCTTTCCCCGCAGTGCACGCTGCGGACGTGTCACCACCGGAAGAGGCGTCGGACACGCGCGTGACGTGGAACAACACTGCGCGCTATAGCGCAGTGTTTCTAACGCGCTCGCAGAATCCAGCGCTCCTGGGAAATGTGAACGCCGATGACGGCGACCGCAACTTCAATCGTGCTCTGCTCTCGAACCGCGTCGATTTGCCGGGCGAACTGGACGTGGTCACGTCCAGCGGCCTTGGCTTCCGCCTGAGCGCGCTGGGCCGGTATGACAGTGTCTACAACGAGCGCAACGACAACCCCGGGTTCGTCGGCGGCGCGGTGCCCACCAAGCTGTCCGTCGCGCCCGATCGGTTCACGGTCACGGCGAAGCGCTGGACAGATGCGGGCGCTCAGCGCCGAAACCACGGCCAGCGTCGACCAGGGGACGTTCGGCGTCGCCGTGGCGGGAGCATGACCTTACCGCGCTCACGGCTGGTCGAACAGTCTCGCGATCGCCTCCTTTCGGCCCAGGGACTCGCGCACGACCGGGTCCGCACCGACATGCCGCTACGTGGCCACTTCAACACCCTGGACGCTTTCCCGCGCGTCGATCTGTGA